The Chlorogloeopsis sp. ULAP01 genome window below encodes:
- a CDS encoding alanine--glyoxylate aminotransferase family protein: MTQTISINNSQKLIIEPLSMPSRLLLGPGPSNAHPAILQAMNTPPVGHLDPAFFGVMDEIQSLLRYVWQTENSLTIAMSGTGTSAMEATIANVTEPGDVVLVGVMGYFGNRLVDMAGRYGADVRTITKSWGQVFSLDELRTAVETHRPAILALVHAETSTGARQPLEGVGELCREFGCLLLLDTVTSLGGVPIFLDEWGVDLAYSCSQKGLSCPPGASPFTMSSRAWEKLHKRRTKVANFYLDMTLLSKYWSSDRIYHHTAPINMYYALREALRLLAEEGIENSWQRHQQNVEYLWQQLEDLGLSLHVEKEYRLPTLTTVRIPDGIDGKAIARQLLLEYGIEIGGGLGELAGKVWRIGLMGFNSRKENVDRLVAALRQVLPK, from the coding sequence ATGACACAAACAATTTCAATCAATAACAGTCAAAAATTGATTATTGAACCTCTTTCCATGCCATCTCGCCTGCTGTTGGGGCCTGGCCCTTCAAATGCTCATCCTGCTATTCTACAGGCTATGAATACTCCCCCCGTAGGACATCTCGATCCAGCATTTTTTGGAGTCATGGATGAGATTCAATCCCTATTGCGTTACGTCTGGCAAACGGAAAACTCCCTAACCATTGCGATGAGTGGTACGGGAACATCTGCAATGGAAGCAACCATCGCCAATGTCACAGAACCAGGTGATGTGGTGTTGGTGGGTGTAATGGGTTACTTTGGCAATCGTCTTGTCGATATGGCTGGACGATATGGTGCAGATGTACGCACCATTACAAAATCCTGGGGACAAGTTTTTTCGCTGGACGAGTTGCGTACTGCTGTTGAAACTCACCGCCCGGCGATTCTCGCTTTAGTTCATGCCGAAACTTCTACAGGCGCTCGTCAACCTTTGGAAGGAGTGGGTGAGTTATGCCGTGAATTTGGGTGTTTGCTGCTATTAGATACAGTGACAAGTTTAGGTGGTGTCCCCATATTTTTAGATGAGTGGGGAGTCGATCTAGCTTATAGCTGTAGTCAGAAAGGCTTAAGTTGTCCGCCTGGTGCTTCTCCTTTTACCATGAGTTCCCGTGCCTGGGAGAAACTGCACAAGCGCCGCACCAAAGTGGCTAACTTCTATTTAGACATGACGTTGTTAAGCAAATATTGGAGTAGCGATCGCATCTATCACCACACAGCACCAATTAATATGTACTATGCATTGCGCGAAGCACTGCGCTTGCTTGCCGAAGAAGGCATAGAAAACTCTTGGCAGCGTCATCAACAAAATGTAGAGTATCTCTGGCAGCAATTGGAAGACTTAGGACTGAGCTTGCACGTTGAAAAAGAATATCGCTTGCCGACACTGACTACAGTTCGCATTCCCGACGGAATTGATGGTAAAGCGATCGCACGTCAGTTGCTCTTAGAATACGGCATTGAGATTGGCGGTGGGTTGGGCGAATTAGCCGGGAAAGTCTGGCGGATTGGATTGATGGGTTTCAACAGCCGTAAAGAAAACGTGGATCGACTCGTAGCAGCACTGCGGCAAGTGTTACCCAAGTAA
- a CDS encoding serine/threonine-protein kinase, whose translation MAEVQKQLLCSRYQILRELGRGGFGITYLAKDVLSNFLCAIKKLDPLSADIETAKKLFHREVNILNNLQANKLIPKFFNYFEEEGNFYLVEEYIEGLPLTELLDEQWTEQEVLNFLRQILDVLASLHRRNIIHRDVKPSNLIVRNENKQFVLIDFGSVKQVDISYPSFQSPHTQTMIGTPGYAPPEQMAGKPRFNSDIYSLGLTAIQLLTKMHPRELRRDDEDKIVWTHEFVINNSLAGILTKMVYNNPERRYQSVEEVVNDLGKTEISPPLTQPPTFQTSETQRKKTISLPNIKLWHIPIFLATLAIIVTCVEVFNPFLRPLYLTYQANSLLDQHQAGAALEKFNHLKEIQPNSAEAWKGRGDALFVLGRDSAALDSYNKAISLQPQDKKILNKILINKGKLLYRQQKYQEASNIYDKVLSNDHNNPEALSGKGLSLLALGQKKEALEYLEQVRQIKPDDPRFWQEIGYTVEQLQGRQAARIYFDEALSSYDDLLKIRRNNPIIWTDRGTILLKLNRPQEALDSYEEALKIDRDFYEALVGKGNALSALGQPSKALFAFRQASEVRPQDHTVWYNQGLLLTQTLKNHEEALKAFEQAIAQKKDFYPAWVNKSLVLLELGRNSEALAAIDAAKNLQPQDPDVWDIRGDILKELGNTKEASNSYNTSQKLRSSLEQP comes from the coding sequence ATGGCAGAAGTGCAAAAACAATTATTGTGTAGTCGCTACCAAATCCTCAGAGAATTAGGAAGAGGTGGGTTTGGGATAACTTATCTTGCCAAGGATGTGTTGTCTAACTTTTTGTGTGCCATAAAAAAACTAGATCCTCTCAGTGCTGATATTGAAACAGCCAAAAAATTATTTCATAGAGAAGTTAATATATTAAATAATTTACAAGCCAATAAACTTATTCCTAAGTTTTTTAATTATTTTGAGGAAGAAGGTAATTTTTATCTAGTTGAAGAATATATAGAAGGTTTACCTTTGACTGAACTCCTTGATGAACAATGGACAGAGCAGGAGGTTCTTAATTTTTTACGACAGATTCTTGACGTTCTCGCATCTCTGCACAGAAGAAATATTATTCATCGAGATGTCAAACCATCCAATTTGATTGTCAGGAATGAAAACAAACAATTTGTCTTAATTGACTTTGGCTCAGTCAAACAAGTTGATATTAGTTACCCATCTTTCCAATCACCACATACGCAAACAATGATTGGAACTCCTGGGTATGCTCCTCCAGAACAAATGGCAGGAAAACCACGTTTTAATAGCGATATCTATTCATTAGGTTTAACAGCAATCCAGCTACTTACTAAAATGCATCCCAGAGAATTGAGACGGGATGACGAAGACAAAATTGTATGGACTCATGAGTTTGTTATTAATAACTCTTTAGCTGGGATTTTAACAAAAATGGTTTATAACAATCCTGAGCGACGCTACCAGTCTGTAGAAGAGGTTGTTAACGATTTGGGTAAAACTGAAATTAGCCCACCATTAACTCAGCCACCAACTTTTCAAACCTCAGAAACTCAAAGAAAAAAAACAATAAGCTTACCAAATATTAAACTTTGGCATATTCCTATCTTCTTAGCTACATTAGCAATTATAGTAACCTGTGTAGAAGTATTCAATCCTTTTTTAAGACCACTATATTTAACATATCAAGCTAATAGTTTACTCGACCAACATCAAGCTGGTGCAGCACTTGAAAAATTTAATCACTTAAAAGAAATTCAACCAAATTCTGCTGAAGCATGGAAAGGAAGAGGGGATGCTCTGTTTGTATTAGGGCGAGACTCGGCAGCTTTAGATTCTTATAACAAAGCGATTTCTCTCCAGCCACAAGATAAGAAAATACTGAATAAAATTTTAATTAATAAAGGCAAGTTGCTATATAGACAGCAAAAATATCAAGAAGCCTCAAATATTTATGACAAAGTACTCAGTAATGACCACAATAATCCGGAAGCTTTAAGTGGAAAAGGTTTATCTTTGTTAGCGTTGGGACAGAAAAAAGAAGCTTTAGAATACTTAGAGCAAGTGAGGCAAATCAAACCTGATGATCCAAGATTTTGGCAGGAAATAGGTTACACTGTAGAACAATTACAAGGACGACAAGCTGCAAGAATATATTTTGATGAAGCGTTGTCATCTTATGATGATCTGCTCAAAATTAGACGAAACAATCCGATTATTTGGACGGATAGAGGAACGATACTCCTTAAATTAAATCGTCCGCAAGAAGCTCTTGATTCTTATGAAGAAGCTCTCAAAATAGATCGTGATTTCTATGAGGCTTTAGTTGGTAAAGGTAATGCGTTGAGTGCTTTAGGACAACCGAGTAAAGCACTTTTTGCTTTTAGGCAAGCTAGTGAAGTACGCCCGCAAGATCATACAGTTTGGTATAATCAGGGGCTTTTACTGACACAAACCTTAAAAAATCATGAGGAAGCTTTAAAAGCTTTTGAGCAAGCGATCGCCCAGAAAAAAGATTTTTATCCTGCTTGGGTGAATAAATCATTAGTGCTACTAGAATTAGGACGCAACAGTGAAGCACTAGCTGCTATTGACGCAGCCAAAAACTTGCAACCTCAAGATCCCGATGTTTGGGATATTCGAGGAGATATCTTAAAGGAATTAGGAAATACTAAAGAAGCTAGCAATTCCTATAATACATCTCAAAAATTGAGGTCTTCTTTAGAACAGCCTTAA
- a CDS encoding DUF3891 family protein, whose translation MLHRFSKQGVICITQPNHAWLSGQLAQAWGNQTFGELFPKKEVCLGAEQHDIGWLGWEQAPTLNPQTGYPHSFKELTTQVHINIWSGASKSALPLSRYAALLVSLHGTRLYEKYTSWQNSPTSTQIVQDFLQREYAFQKKIIAILKNDEYYAPYVTPEVIERNRKLVATWDALSIICCQGLSDDEEVTKVPTIDGETTLKLSLIEENDYHQCIGIYPWPFQQDEVTVIYEGRLLQHSFSDEQAMREALIGDCWVSLSTTLKAE comes from the coding sequence ATGCTGCATCGCTTCTCAAAACAGGGCGTGATTTGTATCACCCAACCAAATCATGCTTGGCTTTCAGGACAACTAGCACAAGCTTGGGGCAATCAAACATTTGGTGAGCTTTTTCCTAAAAAAGAAGTTTGTTTGGGTGCAGAACAACATGACATCGGTTGGCTAGGCTGGGAACAAGCCCCAACACTCAATCCGCAAACGGGCTACCCCCACAGTTTTAAAGAACTTACCACTCAAGTACATATAAATATTTGGTCGGGTGCTAGCAAATCCGCACTTCCTCTAAGTAGATATGCAGCACTACTCGTCTCGCTACATGGCACAAGACTATACGAAAAATACACAAGCTGGCAAAATTCACCCACATCTACTCAAATTGTCCAGGACTTTTTACAACGTGAATATGCCTTTCAAAAGAAAATCATTGCGATTTTGAAAAATGATGAATACTACGCACCTTACGTAACACCAGAAGTGATTGAACGTAATAGAAAGCTAGTTGCAACTTGGGATGCGCTTTCAATTATTTGCTGTCAAGGATTAAGCGATGACGAGGAAGTTACTAAAGTGCCGACGATTGATGGTGAAACAACATTAAAACTAAGCTTGATAGAAGAGAATGATTACCATCAGTGTATAGGCATATATCCTTGGCCATTTCAGCAAGATGAAGTTACAGTAATTTATGAAGGACGGCTTTTGCAGCACTCTTTTAGTGATGAGCAAGCGATGCGAGAAGCTTTGATAGGAGATTGTTGGGTAAGTCTTAGTACTACATTGAAGGCAGAGTAA